A stretch of the Glycine soja cultivar W05 chromosome 13, ASM419377v2, whole genome shotgun sequence genome encodes the following:
- the LOC114380846 gene encoding uncharacterized membrane protein C776.05-like, producing MSDTEDHAASEYSNGDESPPKPRQRFRDRSKEMLSKQAVQTKQMLSKQAVKIAKQAEEHERFINKVTHLVGVLGFGGFCFLLGARPQDIPYVYCLFYVIFVPLRWIYYRFKKWHYYLLDFCYYANTIFLVDLLFYSSNEKLFMVCFSFAEGPLAWALIVWRCSLVFSSVDKIVSVLIHLLPGLVFFTIRWWNPATFEAMHPEGTARRPTWPYVEDKSYLWTWLFLVPLVAYTLWQVLYFLIVNVLRRQRFLRDPEVMTSYRELSKKAQKANNIWWRLSGLLGDQNRMLMYIFLQGIFTVATMALTVPIFLSYELHVVFQILKVSASIWNGGSFLLEVMPRQAILKEKKKSEMQPVEEAQSNHQ from the exons ATGTCTGACACAGAAGACCATGCAGCATCAGAGTATTCCAATGGTGACGAATCCCCTCCAAAGCCCAGACAGAGGTTCAGGGACAGATCTAAg GAGATGCTGTCCAAACAAGCTGTGCAGACCAAGCAAATGCTTTCCAAACAGGCCGTTAAGATTGCCAAACAAGCTGAAGAACACGAAAGGTTCATCAACAAG GTGACGCATCTCGTGGGGGTCCTCGGTTTTGGTGGGTTTTGCTTCCTTTTAGGGGCAA GACCCCAAGACATTCCCTATGTATATTGTTTGTTCTACGTCATCTTTGTTCCTCTTCGTTGGATATACTATAGGTTCAAGAAATGGCATTACTATCTACTA GACTTCTGCTATTATGCCAATACAATATTCTTAGTTGATCTTCTTTTTTACTCATCGAACGAGAAGCTTTTCATGGTTTGCTTTTCTTTTGCTGAG GGGCCATTAGCATGGGCTTTGATTGTTTGGCGCTGCAGCTTGGTTTTCAGTTCTGTTGACAAAATTGTCAGTGTTCTTATCCATCTTTTACCTG GATTGGTTTTCTTTACTATTCGATGGTGGAATCCTGCTACCTTTGAAGCCATGCATCCAGAGGGAACTGCTAGGAGACCTACGTGGCCTTACGTCGAAGATAAATCCTATCTCTGGACATGGCTGTTTTTGGTACCCTTGGTAGCTTACACTTTGTGGCAGGTTCTATACTTCCTCATTGTCAACGTCTTACGCAGACAAAGATTTTTAAGAGATCCTGAAGTCATGACTTCCTACAG GGAACTCTCAAAAAAGGCTCAGAAAGCAAACAACATATGGTGGCGCCtaagtgggttgcttggggatcAAAATCGCATGCTGATGTACATTTTTCTTCAAGGCATATTTACGGTGGCAACCATGGCTCTTACTGTCCCCATATTCTTGTCATATGAATTGCATGTAGTTTTCCAAATACTAAAGGTTTCGGCCTCAATATGGAACGGAGGAAGTTTTCTGTTGGAAGTAATGCCTAGGCAGGCAATTcttaaggagaaaaagaaatcaGAGATGCAACCTGTTgaagaagctcaatccaatcaTCAATAG